In the genome of Massilia sp. PAMC28688, one region contains:
- a CDS encoding CsgG/HfaB family protein, whose protein sequence is MKSGLPLFAALALASSCAHAQETSSNVERCERPLGTIAVSENQGASQHQLQSYGLGSPVSLLRIMIQQSNCFTVVERGVAMQNLQEERALAASGEMLGGSNIGKGQMQAADFVMTPSVQFTAGDTGGVGGALSTYGGKFLGGLGGIVGGIAGNIKFKEAQTALLIADVRSGIQVAAAEGMAKKTDFGVSGWNWGGAGYSSLGGYTSTPEGKMVAASLLDNYNRIVGTIRGQASLVKTRSHASGVNASASTREGVPVAAGASVFARLATVKVFTEPRASSKLMGTLKRSEEAIATGEERDGFVRIDGENVAGGWVQRTLVSTAPAQQ, encoded by the coding sequence ATGAAATCCGGACTGCCACTCTTTGCCGCCCTGGCGCTTGCCAGCTCTTGCGCCCATGCCCAGGAGACCTCCAGCAATGTCGAACGTTGCGAGCGCCCCCTTGGCACCATCGCCGTCAGCGAAAACCAGGGTGCCAGCCAGCACCAGCTGCAAAGTTATGGGCTCGGTTCGCCCGTATCCCTGCTGCGCATCATGATCCAGCAGTCGAACTGCTTCACCGTCGTCGAGCGCGGCGTGGCCATGCAAAACCTGCAGGAAGAACGGGCCCTGGCTGCCAGCGGCGAGATGCTCGGGGGCAGCAATATCGGCAAGGGCCAGATGCAGGCGGCCGATTTCGTGATGACCCCCAGCGTGCAGTTCACCGCCGGCGACACCGGTGGCGTCGGCGGCGCGCTCAGCACCTATGGCGGCAAGTTCCTTGGCGGACTGGGCGGCATCGTGGGCGGCATCGCCGGCAATATCAAGTTCAAGGAAGCCCAGACGGCGCTGCTCATTGCCGATGTCCGCTCCGGCATCCAGGTGGCTGCGGCCGAAGGAATGGCCAAGAAGACCGATTTCGGCGTGAGCGGCTGGAACTGGGGTGGAGCAGGGTACTCCAGCCTGGGCGGCTACACCAGCACGCCGGAAGGCAAGATGGTGGCCGCCAGCTTGCTGGACAACTACAACCGCATCGTGGGCACCATCCGCGGCCAGGCCAGCCTGGTCAAGACGCGCAGCCACGCCAGCGGCGTCAACGCATCGGCGTCGACCCGCGAAGGCGTACCGGTGGCAGCCGGCGCCAGCGTGTTCGCGCGCCTGGCAACGGTGAAAGTATTCACCGAGCCGCGCGCAAGCAGCAAGCTCATGGGGACGCTCAAGCGTTCGGAAGAGGCCATTGCCACGGGTGAGGAACGCGATGGCTTTGTGCGCATCGATGGCGAGAACGTGGCGGGCGGCTGGGTGCAGCGCACCCTGGTATCGACAGCGCCGGCCCAGCAATAA
- a CDS encoding outer membrane beta-barrel protein: MKKIAVAAFALALASMSAHAQTYVLVEPKPYRFLAGAGLTFGGDRLATAEFEDGGEIDIRAGSMVALYAGAEFAVNDQMALQANIGYHVDSATAYNGDIRFGRYPVELLGYYKVSPQWRIGGGARFVNSPKLSSSGAGDIGDFEFKNSTGLVLEGEYSINPSLGVKVRYVSEKYETRDFVSKHDGNHVGVLLNYYF, translated from the coding sequence ATGAAAAAAATCGCAGTAGCTGCCTTCGCCCTGGCGCTGGCTTCCATGAGCGCGCACGCCCAGACTTATGTCCTGGTCGAGCCAAAGCCTTACCGTTTCCTCGCTGGCGCCGGCCTGACCTTCGGCGGTGACCGCCTTGCCACGGCCGAGTTTGAAGACGGCGGCGAGATCGATATCCGCGCCGGTTCCATGGTGGCGCTGTACGCCGGAGCGGAGTTCGCGGTCAATGACCAGATGGCCTTGCAAGCCAACATCGGTTACCACGTCGATAGCGCAACGGCTTACAATGGCGATATCCGCTTTGGCCGTTATCCTGTCGAACTGCTGGGGTACTACAAGGTGTCGCCCCAGTGGCGCATCGGCGGCGGCGCCCGCTTCGTCAACAGCCCCAAGCTGAGCAGCAGCGGCGCGGGCGACATTGGCGACTTCGAGTTCAAGAACAGCACGGGACTGGTGCTGGAAGGCGAGTACAGCATCAACCCGAGCCTGGGTGTGAAAGTGCGCTACGTCAGCGAAAAATACGAAACCAGGGACTTCGTCAGCAAGCACGATGGCAATCACGTGGGCGTCCTGCTGAATTACTACTTTTAG
- a CDS encoding MarC family protein, which produces MTQTFIQTFILLILVTDPFGNVPLFVSAMQQVAPERRWKVVVRECLIAFAVLLLFMFFGRHLLAAMHLSDISLRIGGSVILFLIALRMVFPQPGGPFGTSEDGGEPFIVPLAIPAIAGPSALATVLLFASDTAADIMVNVGALTAVAVVWLAVFLSAERLQKRLGPQVMTAFERLMGLILSAIAVEMFLAGLREFIKSL; this is translated from the coding sequence ATGACCCAGACCTTCATCCAGACCTTCATCCTGCTCATTCTCGTCACTGACCCATTCGGCAACGTACCGCTGTTTGTCAGCGCCATGCAGCAGGTGGCGCCCGAGCGCCGCTGGAAGGTGGTGGTGCGCGAGTGCCTGATCGCCTTTGCGGTGCTGCTGCTGTTCATGTTCTTTGGCCGGCACCTGCTCGCGGCCATGCACCTGTCCGATATTTCGCTGCGCATCGGCGGCAGCGTGATCCTGTTTCTGATCGCGCTGCGCATGGTGTTCCCCCAGCCGGGTGGCCCGTTCGGCACCAGCGAAGATGGCGGCGAGCCGTTCATTGTGCCGCTTGCCATTCCCGCCATCGCGGGACCGTCGGCGCTGGCCACGGTGCTGCTGTTTGCATCCGATACCGCCGCCGACATCATGGTCAATGTGGGCGCGCTGACGGCGGTGGCCGTGGTGTGGCTGGCCGTGTTCCTGTCGGCCGAGCGGCTCCAGAAAAGGCTCGGGCCCCAGGTCATGACGGCCTTCGAGCGTCTGATGGGCCTGATCCTGTCCGCGATCGCCGTCGAAATGTTCCTCGCCGGTCTGAGGGAATTCATCAAGTCGTTGTAG
- a CDS encoding phosphoribosyltransferase: MTTPQSTENDLWVSWDEYHRLIERLALKVYESGWKFDQVLCLARGGVRPGDVFSRIFDVPLAILSTSSYREEAGTVRGDLDIAKYMTMTRGPLEGKILLVDDLADSGVTLQKVTRHLSENFPGVTEVKSAVIWLKGCSSIRPDYYLDELPHNPWIHQPFEDYDGLRPHQLAAWMKKFDKTA, encoded by the coding sequence ATGACCACCCCACAATCGACTGAAAACGACCTCTGGGTATCCTGGGACGAGTACCACCGCCTGATCGAGCGCCTGGCGCTCAAGGTCTACGAGTCGGGCTGGAAGTTTGACCAGGTGCTGTGCCTGGCGCGCGGCGGCGTGCGTCCGGGCGATGTATTCTCGCGCATTTTCGACGTGCCGCTGGCGATCCTGTCGACCAGCTCCTACCGCGAAGAAGCGGGCACCGTGCGCGGCGACCTCGATATTGCCAAGTACATGACCATGACCCGCGGCCCGCTGGAAGGCAAGATTTTGCTGGTGGACGACCTGGCCGATTCGGGCGTGACGCTGCAGAAGGTCACGCGCCACCTGTCGGAGAATTTCCCCGGCGTGACCGAGGTGAAGTCGGCCGTCATCTGGCTCAAGGGCTGCTCGTCGATCCGTCCTGACTACTACCTGGACGAACTGCCGCACAACCCGTGGATCCACCAGCCGTTCGAGGATTACGATGGCCTGCGCCCGCACCAGCTGGCCGCGTGGATGAAGAAGTTCGACAAGACCGCCTGA
- the uvrB gene encoding excinuclease ABC subunit UvrB, with protein sequence MAELSVAHDPAPTVVTFPDSPFKLHQPFPPAGDQPTAIAGLVEGINDGLSFQTLLGVTGSGKTYTMANVIAQAGRPAIVFAPNKTLAAQLYAEFREFFPQNAVEYFVSYYDYYQPEAYVPQRDLFIEKDSSINEHIEQMRLSCTKSLMERRDVVIVATVSAIYGIGNPNEYHQMILTLRAKDKVAQRDVIARLIQMQYTRNEVDFGRGTFRVRGDTIDIFPAEHAELAIRVEMFDDEIESLQLFDPLTGRVRQKIPRFTVYPGSHYVTPRSTVLRAIESIKLELRDRLEFFRKENKLIEEQRLEQRTRFDLEMMAEIGFTKGIENYSRHLSGAMPGQPPPTLVDYLPKDALMFLDESHVLVGQLNAMYNGDRSRKTNLVDYGFRLPSALDNRPLKFEEFEGKLRQTIFVSATPAEYERTHADNVVEQVVRPTGLVDPQVIVKPALSQVDDLMSEIQDRIAKDERVLVTTLTKRMAEQLTDYLGDHGIKVRYLHSDIETVERVEILRDLRLGTFDVLVGINLLREGLDLPEVSLVAVLDADKEGFLRSERSLIQTIGRAARNLNGVAILYADKITDSMRQAIDETERRRAKQIAFNAANGITPVGIKKQIKELIDGVYSPQQARETLEEAKETAKIESMSEKQIGKEIKRLEKLMVDHARNLEFEKAAQVRDQLHVLKTQAFGAPGADNVVSMLGK encoded by the coding sequence ATGGCTGAACTATCCGTTGCACATGACCCGGCACCGACCGTTGTCACCTTTCCCGATTCGCCGTTCAAGCTGCACCAGCCCTTCCCGCCCGCGGGCGACCAGCCTACGGCCATTGCCGGCCTGGTAGAAGGCATCAACGACGGCCTGTCGTTCCAGACCCTGCTCGGCGTGACCGGTTCGGGCAAGACCTACACCATGGCCAACGTGATCGCGCAGGCGGGCCGGCCGGCCATCGTGTTCGCACCCAACAAGACGCTGGCGGCGCAGCTGTACGCGGAGTTTCGCGAGTTCTTCCCGCAGAACGCGGTGGAGTACTTCGTCAGCTACTATGACTACTACCAGCCCGAAGCCTACGTACCGCAGCGCGACCTGTTCATCGAAAAGGACTCGTCGATCAACGAGCATATCGAACAGATGCGCCTGTCGTGCACCAAGTCGCTCATGGAGCGGCGCGATGTGGTGATCGTGGCCACCGTGTCGGCCATTTACGGTATCGGCAATCCCAACGAATACCACCAGATGATCCTCACGCTGCGCGCCAAGGACAAGGTCGCGCAGCGCGACGTGATTGCGCGCCTGATCCAGATGCAGTACACGCGCAACGAAGTGGACTTCGGGCGCGGCACCTTCCGCGTGCGTGGCGACACCATCGACATCTTCCCCGCCGAGCATGCGGAGCTGGCAATCCGGGTCGAGATGTTCGATGACGAGATCGAGTCGCTGCAGCTGTTCGATCCGCTCACGGGCCGCGTGCGCCAGAAGATCCCGCGCTTTACCGTCTATCCGGGCTCGCACTATGTCACGCCACGCTCCACGGTGCTGCGCGCGATCGAATCGATCAAGCTCGAACTGCGCGACCGGCTCGAATTCTTCCGCAAGGAGAACAAGCTCATTGAAGAGCAGCGCCTGGAGCAGCGCACCCGCTTCGACCTGGAAATGATGGCCGAAATCGGCTTCACCAAGGGCATCGAGAACTACTCGCGCCACCTGTCGGGCGCCATGCCGGGGCAGCCACCACCTACGCTGGTCGACTACCTGCCCAAGGACGCGCTCATGTTCCTGGACGAGTCCCACGTGCTGGTAGGCCAGCTCAATGCCATGTACAACGGCGACCGCTCGCGCAAGACCAACCTGGTGGACTATGGCTTCCGCCTGCCGTCGGCGCTGGACAACCGCCCGCTCAAGTTCGAGGAATTCGAGGGCAAGCTGCGCCAGACGATTTTTGTCTCGGCCACCCCGGCGGAATACGAGCGTACCCATGCCGACAACGTGGTGGAACAGGTGGTGCGGCCCACCGGCCTGGTCGACCCGCAAGTGATCGTCAAGCCGGCGCTGTCGCAGGTGGACGATCTGATGTCGGAAATCCAGGACCGCATCGCCAAGGATGAACGGGTACTGGTCACCACGCTCACCAAGCGCATGGCCGAGCAGCTCACCGATTACCTGGGCGACCACGGCATCAAGGTGCGCTACCTGCACAGCGATATCGAGACGGTGGAACGGGTTGAAATCCTGCGCGACCTGCGCCTGGGTACCTTTGACGTCCTGGTTGGCATCAACCTGCTGCGCGAGGGCCTGGACTTGCCCGAGGTGTCGCTGGTGGCCGTGCTGGACGCCGACAAGGAAGGCTTCCTGCGCTCCGAGCGCAGCCTGATTCAGACCATCGGCCGCGCTGCGCGCAATCTCAATGGCGTGGCCATCCTGTACGCCGACAAGATCACCGACTCCATGCGCCAGGCCATCGATGAAACCGAGCGCCGGCGCGCCAAGCAGATTGCCTTTAATGCCGCCAATGGCATCACGCCGGTCGGCATCAAGAAGCAGATCAAGGAACTCATTGACGGCGTCTACAGCCCGCAGCAGGCGCGCGAGACCCTGGAAGAAGCGAAGGAAACGGCCAAGATCGAGTCCATGAGCGAAAAGCAGATTGGCAAGGAAATCAAGCGGCTGGAAAAGCTGATGGTGGACCACGCCAGGAACCTGGAGTTCGAAAAGGCGGCGCAGGTGCGCGACCAGCTCCATGTGCTCAAGACGCAGGCCTTTGGCGCGCCGGGCGCAGACAACGTGGTGTCGATGCTCGGCAAATAG
- a CDS encoding HAF repeat-containing protein, whose protein sequence is MRSIWPALLLLCCTGAAAQSITNSLRIVAPDGESTVAYDANAAGQVAAVLEDELGRQHGVLFEKGRLTELSLQGGYSDAKAINQDGVVVGSAQTPGRQWRAYLYDKAHGMRQLGTLGGASSFGMALNRAGQAVGFADTAQGDYHAFKYIKGEPMQDLGTLGGKISYASGINNLGQVVGTSAMHDGYRHAFLYDDTRGMIDLGTLGGLSSSAAAINDAGVIVGASQTRDGRWHAFIHQDGKMTDLGAVIGPGASFATDINNAGHVVGTVLRGDERQSFVWRDGRLTVHRGGKGLHLTHSINDSEVVVGATFDRKLDAATMPSKARALVVSGGYELLTLIFSVVLTAAAAVGIVFYIRREKPLPRPA, encoded by the coding sequence ATGCGATCCATCTGGCCTGCATTATTGCTGCTGTGCTGTACCGGGGCTGCTGCCCAGAGCATTACCAACTCACTGCGCATTGTCGCGCCGGACGGCGAGTCCACCGTGGCATACGACGCGAACGCCGCCGGGCAGGTCGCTGCGGTGCTGGAAGACGAGCTTGGGCGCCAGCATGGTGTCCTGTTCGAAAAAGGCAGGCTCACCGAACTGAGCCTGCAGGGCGGCTACAGCGATGCCAAGGCGATCAACCAGGACGGCGTGGTGGTGGGTTCTGCCCAGACCCCTGGCCGCCAATGGCGCGCCTATCTGTACGACAAGGCGCACGGCATGCGCCAGCTCGGCACGCTCGGCGGGGCAAGCAGTTTCGGCATGGCCCTTAACCGCGCCGGGCAGGCCGTCGGCTTTGCCGATACGGCGCAGGGTGACTATCATGCCTTCAAGTACATCAAGGGGGAACCGATGCAGGACCTGGGCACCCTTGGCGGCAAGATCAGCTACGCCAGCGGCATCAACAACCTGGGGCAGGTGGTCGGCACCTCTGCCATGCACGACGGCTACCGCCACGCTTTCCTGTACGACGACACGCGCGGGATGATTGACCTGGGCACGCTGGGCGGCCTGTCCAGTTCTGCCGCGGCCATCAACGATGCAGGCGTGATCGTGGGGGCATCGCAGACCCGTGACGGGCGCTGGCACGCCTTTATCCATCAAGATGGGAAGATGACCGACCTGGGCGCGGTGATCGGGCCGGGTGCGAGTTTTGCCACCGATATCAACAACGCCGGCCACGTGGTGGGCACCGTGCTGCGCGGCGACGAGCGCCAGTCGTTTGTCTGGCGCGACGGCCGGCTGACCGTCCATCGCGGCGGCAAGGGTCTGCATCTGACCCATTCCATCAATGACAGCGAGGTGGTGGTCGGGGCCACTTTTGACCGCAAGCTCGATGCAGCCACCATGCCGTCGAAGGCGCGCGCCCTGGTGGTGAGCGGCGGTTATGAGCTGCTGACCCTGATTTTCTCGGTCGTGTTGACCGCCGCTGCCGCGGTGGGCATTGTGTTCTACATCCGGCGCGAAAAACCGCTGCCAAGGCCCGCTTGA
- a CDS encoding amino acid aminotransferase, whose protein sequence is MTSSASATLFSAIDMAPRDPILGITEAFNADTNPEKINLGVGVYYDDNGKVPLLACVRKAEEILMEQQAPRTYLPIEGLAAYDKAVQELVFGADSQIIQDKRAVTVQAIGGTGALKIGADFLQRFSPDSQVYISDPSWENHRALFESAGFTVNNYRYYDAATRGVDFAGMLADIQAMPKGAIVLLHACCHNPTGADLTATQWDQVIAAVRAGELVPFLDMAYQGFGSGIAEDGAVVGKFAAAGGPLLISNSFSKSFSLYGERVGALSVVGESAEEAARLLSQLKRVVRTNYSNPPVHGGKVVATALTTPELRQLWEDELAGMRVRIKEMRNTFVSKLKEKAPEHNFDFVREQVGMFSYSGLTKEQVGRLRTEHSIYAVDTGRICVAALNSKNIDRVIDAIAKVL, encoded by the coding sequence ATGACCTCCTCAGCTTCCGCCACCCTTTTCTCGGCCATCGACATGGCCCCGCGCGACCCTATCCTGGGCATTACCGAGGCATTCAATGCCGACACCAACCCGGAAAAAATCAATCTGGGTGTCGGTGTCTATTATGACGACAACGGCAAAGTGCCGCTGCTCGCCTGCGTGCGCAAAGCGGAAGAGATCCTGATGGAGCAGCAGGCGCCGCGCACCTACCTCCCGATCGAAGGCCTGGCAGCCTACGACAAGGCGGTGCAGGAACTGGTATTTGGGGCCGACAGCCAGATTATTCAAGACAAGCGTGCAGTCACGGTGCAGGCCATCGGCGGCACCGGCGCGCTCAAGATCGGCGCCGACTTCCTGCAGCGCTTTTCGCCGGACTCGCAGGTCTACATCAGCGATCCGAGCTGGGAAAACCACCGCGCCCTGTTTGAAAGCGCCGGTTTTACGGTCAACAACTACCGTTACTACGATGCGGCCACGCGCGGTGTCGACTTTGCCGGCATGCTGGCCGATATCCAGGCCATGCCAAAGGGTGCCATCGTGCTGCTGCACGCCTGCTGCCATAATCCGACCGGCGCCGACCTCACGGCCACCCAGTGGGACCAGGTCATTGCCGCCGTGCGTGCGGGCGAACTGGTGCCGTTCCTGGACATGGCTTACCAGGGCTTTGGCAGCGGTATCGCCGAAGACGGCGCGGTGGTGGGCAAGTTTGCCGCCGCCGGCGGGCCGCTTTTGATTTCCAATTCGTTTTCCAAATCGTTCTCGCTGTACGGCGAGCGCGTTGGCGCGCTGTCGGTGGTGGGCGAGAGCGCCGAGGAAGCCGCGCGCCTGCTGTCGCAGCTCAAGCGCGTGGTGCGCACCAATTACTCCAACCCGCCGGTCCATGGCGGCAAGGTGGTGGCCACCGCGCTGACCACGCCGGAACTGCGCCAGCTGTGGGAAGACGAGCTGGCCGGCATGCGCGTGCGCATCAAGGAAATGCGCAACACCTTCGTCTCCAAGCTCAAGGAAAAAGCGCCGGAGCACAACTTTGATTTCGTGCGCGAGCAGGTTGGCATGTTTTCCTATTCGGGGCTGACCAAGGAACAAGTGGGGCGCCTGCGCACCGAGCATTCGATTTATGCGGTTGATACGGGACGCATCTGCGTCGCTGCCCTGAATTCGAAAAATATCGATCGTGTCATTGACGCGATCGCGAAAGTCCTCTAA